The following proteins are encoded in a genomic region of Leucoraja erinacea ecotype New England chromosome 23, Leri_hhj_1, whole genome shotgun sequence:
- the LOC129708263 gene encoding somatostatin receptor type 2-like: MALETSLKLAPTGEWILADFEGCNASTEMGSNLTCNATNPFDFVMGGSVLVPLFYFVVCVVGLSGNTLVIYVILRYAKMKTVTNIYILNLAIADELFMVGLAFIAIQVALGRWPFGHIPCRILMTVDGINQFTSIFCLMVMSIDRYLAVVHPIKSSRWRKPLVAKLVNVAVWFISLLVILPIMIYAGVQTMRELSSCTIIMPTEDLFWYTVFAIYTFVLGFFLPFSVICLCYLMIIVKVKASGIRVGSSKRKKSEKKVTKMVSIVVAVFVCCWLPFYIFNFVTLTVDVKPTAASKGFYEFIVIMSYANSCANPILYAFLSDNFRKSFQNVLCLKKVSGLDEVDRSDSRQDKSRLQDVTETQRTLLNGDDLQTSI; this comes from the coding sequence ATGGCTTTGGAGACCTCGCTGAAGTTGGCCCCGACAGGCGAGTGGATTTTAGCAGACTTCGAAGGCTGCAACGCCTCCACCGAGATGGGCTCCAATCTGACCTGCAACGCCACCAACCCCTTCGACTTTGTGATGGGCGGCAGCGTGCTGGTCCCATTGTTCTACttcgtggtgtgtgtggtgggactGAGCGGCAACACCTTGGTTATCTACGTGATCCTGCGCTACGCCAAGATGAAGACTGTCACTAACATCTACATCCTCAACTTGGCCATTGCCGACGAGCTCTTCATGGTGGGCCTGGCCTTCATCGCCATCCAGGTGGCCCTGGGCCGCTGGCCCTTCGGCCACATTCCCTGCAGGATCCTGATGACCGTGGACGGCATCAACCAGTTCACCagcatcttctgcctgatggtcaTGAGCATCGACCGCTACCTGGCCGTGGTCCACCCCATCAAGTCTTCGCGCTGGCGCAAGCCTCTGGTGGCCAAGCTGGTGAACGTGGCGGTGTGGTTCATCTCGCTGTTGGTCATCTTGCCCATCATGATCTACGCCGGGGTCCAGACCATGCGCGAGTTAAGCAGCTGCACCATCATCATGCCCACCGAAGACCTCTTCTGGTACACCGTCTTCGCCATCTATACCTTCGTGTTGGGCTTCTTCTTGCCCTTCTCCGTCATCTGCCTCTGCTACCTCATGATCATCGTCAAGGTCAAGGCCTCGGGCATCCGCGTGGGCTCGTCCAAGCGCAAGAAGTCGGAGAAGAAGGTGACCAAGATGGTCTCCATCGTGGTGGCCGTCTTCGTGTGCTGCTGGCTGCCCTTCTACATCTTCAACTTCGTCACACTGACCGTCGATGTGAAGCCCACGGCGGCCAGCAAAGGCTTCTACGAGTTCATCGTCATCATGTCGTACGCCAACAGTTGCGCCAACCCCATCCTCTACGCCTTTCTGTCTGACAACTTCAGGAAGAGCTTTCAGAACGTGTTGTGCCTGAAGAAGGTGAGCGGCTTGGACGAGGTGGACCGCAGCGACAGCCGGCAGGACAAGTCCCGGCTACAGGATGTCACCGAGACACAGCGGACTCTCCTGAACGGCGATGACCTCCAGACCAgcatctaa